In Halorubrum sp. PV6, a single window of DNA contains:
- the pstB gene encoding phosphate ABC transporter ATP-binding protein PstB, translating to MSQTDTTETTANRTDDQGISTTAGETVETTRPEWTNYEAGGETKLAVDDLDVHYGDDHALKSVSMDIPEESVTAFIGPSGCGKSTFLRCLNRMNDRIRAARVDGSVELDGEEIYQDGVDLVELRKRVGMVFQSPNPFPKSIRENVSYGPRKHGDIETGLLARLTGRAEPEREEDLVERSLERAALWEEVSDRLDDNALGLSGGQQQRLCIARCLAVDPEVILMDEPASALDPIATSKIEDLIEDLAEDYTVVVVTHSMQQAARVSDQTAVFLTGGELVEYDDTDKIFENPESQRVEDYISGKFG from the coding sequence ATGAGCCAGACGGACACCACAGAGACGACCGCGAACCGCACCGACGACCAAGGGATCTCCACGACCGCCGGCGAGACCGTCGAGACGACGCGCCCGGAGTGGACGAACTACGAGGCCGGCGGCGAGACGAAACTCGCCGTCGACGACCTCGACGTTCACTACGGCGACGACCACGCCCTGAAGAGCGTCTCGATGGACATCCCCGAAGAGAGCGTGACGGCGTTCATCGGGCCGTCCGGCTGCGGGAAGTCGACGTTCCTCCGGTGTCTCAACCGGATGAACGACCGTATCCGCGCCGCTCGCGTCGACGGGAGCGTCGAGCTCGACGGCGAGGAAATCTATCAGGACGGCGTCGACCTCGTCGAGCTCCGCAAGCGGGTCGGGATGGTGTTTCAGAGCCCGAACCCGTTCCCCAAGTCGATCCGCGAGAACGTCTCGTACGGCCCGCGGAAGCACGGCGACATCGAGACGGGGCTCCTCGCGCGGCTCACCGGCCGCGCGGAGCCCGAGCGCGAGGAGGACCTCGTCGAGCGGTCGCTCGAACGGGCCGCGCTCTGGGAGGAGGTGAGCGACCGGCTGGACGACAACGCGCTCGGCCTGTCCGGCGGGCAACAGCAGCGCCTGTGTATCGCTCGGTGTCTCGCCGTCGACCCGGAGGTCATCCTCATGGACGAGCCGGCCTCCGCGCTCGACCCGATCGCCACCTCGAAGATCGAGGACCTGATCGAAGACCTCGCGGAGGACTACACGGTCGTCGTCGTCACCCACAGCATGCAGCAGGCGGCCCGCGTGTCCGACCAGACCGCCGTCTTCCTGACGGGCGGCGAACTCGTCGAGTACGACGACACCGACAAAATCTTCGAGAACCCCGAGAGCCAGCGCGTCGAGGACTACATCAGCGGGAAGTTCGGGTGA
- a CDS encoding cation:proton antiporter, whose translation MFVAIAGVGALADRLGQSVIPFYIVAGMVLGEFVLGQVALPVVGTAYIAASEFITVGAELGIVFLLFFLGLEFNLDRLLARRTEIGTAGTIDLANFGVGFVLGWLVFGAFLPAFLIAGIVYISSSAVITKSLIDLGWIANDEAEPMLGTLVYEDLFIAVYLAVAAALALGGGDVGAALTDIGIAVGFILGLLALVRFGTPAFERLVKTDNREFVALRSIAAVVVVAGGALALGVSEAVAAFFVGMAFASTDRAHDIEALLEPVRDTFAAVFFFWIGLVTDPSLFGGVAGLIALAVVVTTPTKLVTGYLAGRAFDLDARRSTRVALGMTTRGEFSLIIATVAVTAGEAGAFDPALAETINAFAVGYVLVMAILGTTLMQYSGPFESVATAWLERSAPAEGGQTAD comes from the coding sequence ATGTTCGTCGCGATCGCCGGGGTCGGTGCGCTCGCGGACCGGCTCGGCCAGTCAGTGATCCCCTTCTACATCGTCGCCGGGATGGTGCTCGGCGAGTTCGTCTTGGGGCAGGTCGCGCTCCCGGTCGTCGGCACCGCCTACATCGCCGCCTCGGAGTTCATCACGGTCGGCGCCGAACTCGGCATCGTCTTTCTCCTCTTTTTCCTCGGCTTAGAGTTCAACCTCGACCGACTGCTCGCGCGGCGGACGGAGATCGGCACCGCCGGAACGATCGACCTGGCGAACTTCGGCGTCGGCTTCGTCCTCGGCTGGCTCGTCTTCGGCGCGTTCCTGCCGGCGTTCCTGATCGCGGGCATCGTGTACATCTCCTCGTCGGCGGTGATCACGAAGTCGCTCATCGACCTCGGCTGGATCGCCAACGACGAGGCGGAGCCGATGCTCGGCACGCTCGTCTACGAGGACCTGTTCATCGCGGTGTACCTCGCGGTCGCGGCCGCGCTCGCGCTCGGCGGCGGCGACGTGGGCGCGGCCCTCACCGACATCGGGATCGCCGTCGGGTTCATCCTCGGCCTCCTCGCGCTCGTCCGGTTCGGCACGCCCGCGTTCGAGCGACTCGTCAAGACCGACAACCGCGAGTTCGTCGCGCTCCGGTCTATCGCCGCCGTGGTCGTCGTCGCGGGCGGCGCGCTCGCGCTCGGCGTCAGCGAAGCGGTCGCGGCCTTCTTCGTCGGGATGGCGTTCGCCTCGACCGACCGCGCTCACGACATCGAGGCGCTGCTCGAACCCGTCCGCGACACGTTCGCGGCGGTGTTCTTTTTCTGGATCGGCTTGGTCACCGACCCGTCCCTGTTCGGGGGCGTGGCGGGACTGATCGCGCTCGCGGTGGTCGTGACGACGCCGACGAAGCTCGTCACCGGCTACCTCGCCGGCCGCGCGTTCGATCTGGACGCCCGCCGGTCGACGCGGGTGGCGCTCGGCATGACCACCCGGGGGGAGTTCTCGCTCATCATCGCGACGGTCGCGGTGACGGCGGGCGAGGCCGGCGCGTTCGACCCCGCGCTCGCGGAGACGATCAACGCGTTCGCGGTCGGCTACGTCCTCGTGATGGCCATCCTCGGGACGACGCTGATGCAGTACTCGGGCCCGTTCGAGTCGGTCGCGACCGCGTGGCTGGAGCGCTCGGCGCCGGCGGAGGGCGGCCAGACCGCGGACTGA
- a CDS encoding substrate-binding domain-containing protein yields the protein MSGNSGRQAGAVSRRKYLLSSAAIGAAGLAGCSGNSGSDGSDGGDGSDGSDGSDGSDSSNTIESESSAPATVTAEGSSTVYPISNKGSSYWNSNSPASDGEYWGSNSEGSVAGWDQIETDMNIADYFASLYGFEPSGERSNPPFATRVALSHSGTGCEAVRDGLVDIGNSSGPITAELDISESERDENYVDHVVGRDGQPVFVSQEIYDAGVEQLTGDQIRGIYQGDITNWSDVGGPDREIFVVGRAEGSGTDTSFRLNMLGDADAPMDVDSRFGQNQQVQQVLQDNDNAIGYMALAFAGSGIQAIAIDFEGTVYRPDADAENTIFDSEYPLNRDLHMYTRINDETPSGTDMREAAFLNMFLTEFGQKTFVEDVNYITLPTSDIESERAKLPDQA from the coding sequence ATGTCTGGTAATTCGGGCCGTCAGGCTGGCGCGGTATCACGCCGAAAGTATCTCCTCTCGTCGGCCGCCATCGGGGCGGCCGGCCTCGCAGGGTGCAGCGGTAACAGCGGAAGCGACGGAAGCGACGGCGGCGACGGAAGCGACGGCAGCGACGGCAGCGACGGCAGCGACAGCAGCAACACGATCGAATCCGAGTCGTCGGCGCCGGCGACGGTGACCGCCGAGGGGTCGTCGACGGTGTACCCCATCTCGAACAAGGGGAGCTCCTACTGGAACTCGAACTCGCCCGCGAGCGACGGCGAGTACTGGGGCTCCAACAGCGAAGGATCGGTCGCCGGCTGGGACCAGATCGAGACCGACATGAACATCGCCGACTACTTCGCGAGCCTGTACGGCTTCGAGCCGAGCGGCGAGCGGTCGAACCCGCCTTTCGCCACCCGCGTGGCGCTGAGCCACTCGGGGACCGGCTGTGAGGCGGTCCGCGACGGCCTCGTCGACATCGGGAACTCCTCGGGACCGATCACCGCGGAGCTCGACATCAGCGAGTCGGAGCGCGACGAGAACTACGTCGACCACGTCGTCGGGCGTGACGGCCAGCCCGTCTTCGTCAGCCAGGAGATCTACGACGCCGGCGTCGAACAGCTCACCGGCGATCAGATCCGCGGCATCTACCAGGGCGACATCACCAACTGGAGCGACGTCGGCGGCCCCGACCGGGAGATCTTCGTGGTCGGCCGCGCCGAGGGTTCGGGAACCGACACCTCGTTCCGACTGAACATGCTTGGCGACGCCGACGCGCCGATGGACGTCGACTCGCGGTTCGGCCAGAACCAGCAGGTCCAACAGGTCCTCCAAGACAACGACAACGCCATCGGCTACATGGCGCTCGCGTTCGCGGGCTCGGGCATTCAGGCGATCGCCATCGACTTCGAGGGCACCGTCTACCGTCCCGATGCCGACGCCGAGAACACCATCTTCGACTCCGAGTACCCGCTGAACCGGGACCTGCACATGTACACCCGGATCAACGACGAGACGCCGAGCGGGACGGACATGCGTGAGGCCGCGTTCCTCAACATGTTCCTGACCGAGTTCGGCCAGAAGACGTTCGTCGAGGACGTCAACTACATCACGCTGCCGACGTCCGACATCGAATCCGAGCGCGCCAAGCTCCCCGACCAGGCGTAA
- the pstC gene encoding phosphate ABC transporter permease subunit PstC, which produces MSSITPKTDWRDSIDRRLTRTQEFIDDTDPAALAVVAVAMGSLLAAFVGFLLASPWTAVPLGAFLVASGYGWVRHQALVARAVTFAMTTVTLVTLGLIVVFIFAESIPAFQYESARVFGVSVPGLGMFTQARWDAVSDPVRYSLLPMIHGTVMVTGIATLVAAPLGVSAALFIAEIAPPRVRELVKPGIEVLAGIPSIVYGFIGFTVINPWAGGAFALNGGSTYLFVGIVVGLMALPTVVSVAEDALTSVPDVMKDGSLALGATDWQSMTAITLPAAFSGVSAAVLLGVGRAIGETMAATVMLAGVPRISEPLINVFYGYETLTSLIARGYGSANGVHESALFAAGVVLFVTVLCLSLASQYIEARMRRRLGGAE; this is translated from the coding sequence ATGTCATCCATTACCCCCAAAACTGATTGGCGCGATAGCATCGACCGACGGCTGACGAGAACACAGGAGTTCATCGACGACACCGACCCGGCGGCGCTGGCCGTGGTCGCCGTCGCGATGGGGTCGCTTTTGGCCGCCTTCGTCGGATTCCTCCTCGCGTCGCCGTGGACCGCCGTCCCGCTCGGGGCGTTCCTCGTCGCCAGCGGCTACGGCTGGGTGCGCCACCAGGCGCTCGTCGCGCGCGCCGTCACGTTCGCCATGACGACGGTGACGCTCGTGACGCTCGGCCTCATCGTCGTGTTCATCTTCGCCGAATCCATCCCGGCGTTTCAGTACGAGTCGGCGCGGGTGTTCGGCGTCTCGGTCCCGGGGCTCGGCATGTTCACGCAGGCCCGGTGGGACGCCGTCTCGGACCCCGTCCGCTACTCCCTGCTGCCGATGATCCACGGAACGGTGATGGTGACGGGCATCGCGACGCTCGTGGCGGCTCCGCTCGGCGTCTCCGCGGCGCTTTTCATCGCCGAGATCGCCCCGCCGCGGGTCCGCGAGCTCGTCAAGCCCGGCATCGAGGTGCTGGCGGGCATCCCCTCCATCGTCTACGGGTTCATCGGATTTACCGTCATCAACCCGTGGGCGGGCGGCGCGTTCGCCCTCAACGGCGGGTCGACGTACCTGTTCGTGGGCATCGTGGTCGGGCTGATGGCGTTGCCCACCGTCGTTTCGGTCGCTGAAGACGCCCTGACGAGCGTTCCGGACGTGATGAAAGACGGGTCGCTCGCGCTCGGGGCGACCGACTGGCAGTCGATGACCGCGATCACGCTTCCCGCGGCCTTTTCAGGCGTCTCGGCGGCGGTCCTCCTCGGCGTGGGACGGGCCATCGGCGAGACCATGGCCGCGACGGTGATGCTGGCCGGCGTCCCGCGGATCAGCGAGCCGCTTATAAACGTCTTCTACGGCTACGAGACGCTCACCTCGCTCATCGCGCGCGGCTACGGGAGCGCGAACGGGGTACACGAGAGCGCGCTGTTCGCTGCCGGCGTCGTCCTGTTCGTGACCGTGTTGTGTCTAAGTCTCGCGTCGCAGTACATCGAGGCGCGCATGCGGCGCCGCCTCGGAGGTGCGGAATGA
- the ribB gene encoding 3,4-dihydroxy-2-butanone-4-phosphate synthase, whose protein sequence is MRADTDGDDGASADADSVTRALEAFRAGDPVCVHDFADREGETDIVYPAGAVDEAAVAHMRNDAGGLICVAVSDAVGDAFDLPFLADALDHPAVDDDPDYDDRSSFSLPVNHRETFTGITDADRARTIVELAGAAAAVDDDPAGYGPEAFASEFRAPGHVHVLRGDRDGLAGRTGHTELGLAMAEAVGAAPAAVVCEMLDDETGDALAPADAEAYAHRRGIPYVEGSDLVQALT, encoded by the coding sequence ATGCGCGCCGACACCGACGGCGACGACGGGGCGAGCGCGGACGCCGACTCGGTCACGCGAGCGCTGGAGGCGTTCCGCGCCGGCGACCCGGTCTGCGTCCACGACTTCGCCGACCGCGAGGGCGAGACCGACATCGTGTATCCGGCCGGCGCCGTCGACGAGGCGGCCGTCGCGCACATGCGCAACGACGCGGGCGGGCTGATCTGCGTGGCGGTGAGCGACGCGGTCGGCGACGCGTTCGACCTGCCGTTCCTCGCCGACGCGCTCGATCACCCCGCGGTCGACGACGACCCAGACTACGACGACCGCTCCTCGTTCTCGCTGCCCGTGAACCACCGCGAGACGTTCACGGGGATCACCGACGCGGACCGCGCGCGGACCATCGTGGAACTCGCGGGCGCGGCCGCGGCCGTCGACGACGACCCCGCGGGGTACGGCCCGGAGGCCTTCGCGTCGGAGTTCCGCGCACCCGGCCACGTGCACGTCCTGCGAGGCGACCGCGACGGGCTCGCGGGCCGGACCGGCCACACGGAGCTCGGGCTCGCGATGGCCGAGGCGGTCGGCGCCGCCCCCGCCGCCGTGGTCTGTGAGATGCTCGACGACGAGACGGGCGACGCGCTGGCGCCCGCCGACGCCGAGGCGTACGCGCACCGACGCGGAATTCCGTACGTTGAGGGGTCCGACCTCGTCCAGGCGCTTACATAA
- a CDS encoding DUF120 domain-containing protein, translating into MAEATAATDPDPAAIAALKHVGLVGGLTETKVSCAALGDRLDASTQTASRRLQTLEAAGFIERDVVSDGQWVRVTDAGEAALRGEYADYRRLFERDVELVLRGAVTGGMGEGRHYITLPGYAEQFRARLGYEPFAGTLNVDLAAESVRRRGEMAGIDAVPIDAWEGDDRTYGAASCYGVTLVAGEERYETVHAIVPDRTHHDDDQLELIAPERLRDVLDLDDGDAVEVRVTATSRADAPDEQGEPETEVA; encoded by the coding sequence ATGGCAGAAGCGACGGCAGCGACGGATCCCGACCCGGCCGCCATCGCGGCCCTGAAACACGTCGGGCTCGTCGGCGGCCTGACCGAAACGAAGGTGTCGTGTGCGGCGCTCGGCGACCGGCTCGACGCCTCGACCCAAACCGCCTCGCGGCGGCTCCAAACGCTCGAAGCGGCGGGGTTCATCGAGCGCGACGTGGTGAGCGACGGCCAGTGGGTCCGCGTCACCGACGCGGGCGAGGCCGCCCTCCGCGGCGAGTACGCCGACTACCGCCGGCTGTTCGAGCGTGACGTGGAGCTCGTCCTCCGCGGCGCGGTCACCGGCGGCATGGGCGAGGGCCGCCACTACATCACCCTCCCCGGCTACGCCGAGCAGTTCCGGGCGCGACTCGGCTACGAGCCGTTCGCCGGGACGCTCAACGTGGACCTCGCCGCGGAGAGCGTCCGCCGGCGCGGCGAGATGGCCGGCATCGACGCGGTCCCCATCGACGCGTGGGAAGGCGACGACCGCACCTACGGCGCGGCGTCCTGTTACGGCGTCACGCTCGTCGCGGGCGAGGAGCGCTACGAGACGGTCCACGCCATCGTCCCGGACCGGACCCACCACGACGACGACCAGCTCGAACTGATCGCCCCGGAGCGGCTCCGCGACGTGCTCGACCTCGATGACGGCGACGCGGTGGAGGTCAGAGTGACCGCCACGAGCCGCGCGGACGCCCCCGACGAGCAGGGGGAGCCGGAGACGGAGGTCGCCTGA
- a CDS encoding ribonuclease catalytic domain-containing protein: MSDDEPKPGSAEDQGPVTITPELADRLAERRTELFEEFEIRDEFPSEVLREAEARTEGVYDEIESEIDERADLRDLTTWTTDPVDAQDFDDAISIEREEGAYRLWVHIADVTHYVTPDTAMWEEAVQRSNTVYLPDYTIHMLPPVLAETVCSLVPNEDRLAHTVEMEIDDETLSFENIDIYKSVINSDERLTYKQCEERLEDPSLPLGEENELAFELADRMHEQRKEDGSLVLNPRRDRAHTIIEESMLKANKAVTHTLMWDRGVEAMYRVHPQPTPDQWNEALKEIQELDSVSIPGDAWGDDPRKAVNAALEESPGRQLNKIQRAVLKVMPRAKYMNDPFGGHHALNFDIYGHFTSPIRRLSDTINHWIVHENDVPETLVELCDHASDKQKDGETAERLYKQFLQEVGLDPHAVNNRGVEVVDDPEEAKHTV; this comes from the coding sequence ATGTCAGACGACGAGCCGAAACCGGGGTCCGCAGAGGACCAAGGTCCCGTGACGATCACGCCGGAGTTGGCCGACCGCCTCGCCGAAAGGCGGACGGAGCTGTTCGAGGAGTTCGAGATCCGCGACGAGTTCCCGAGCGAAGTGCTCCGGGAGGCCGAGGCGCGGACCGAGGGCGTGTACGACGAGATCGAGTCGGAGATCGACGAGCGCGCGGACCTGCGGGACCTGACGACGTGGACCACGGACCCGGTCGACGCGCAGGACTTCGACGACGCCATCTCGATCGAACGCGAGGAGGGCGCCTACCGGCTGTGGGTCCACATCGCCGACGTGACCCACTACGTCACGCCCGACACCGCGATGTGGGAAGAGGCGGTCCAGCGGTCCAACACCGTCTACCTCCCCGACTACACCATCCACATGCTCCCGCCGGTGCTCGCGGAGACCGTCTGCTCGCTCGTCCCGAACGAGGACCGGCTCGCGCACACCGTCGAGATGGAGATCGACGACGAGACGCTCTCCTTCGAGAACATCGATATTTATAAATCCGTCATCAACTCGGACGAGCGGCTCACCTACAAGCAGTGCGAAGAGCGGCTCGAAGACCCCTCGCTCCCGCTCGGCGAGGAGAACGAACTCGCCTTCGAGCTCGCCGACCGGATGCACGAGCAGCGCAAGGAAGACGGGTCGCTCGTGTTGAACCCCCGCCGGGACCGCGCACACACCATCATCGAGGAGTCGATGCTGAAGGCGAACAAGGCGGTCACGCACACCCTGATGTGGGACCGCGGCGTCGAGGCGATGTACCGCGTCCACCCGCAGCCGACCCCCGACCAGTGGAACGAGGCCTTAAAAGAGATCCAGGAGCTCGACTCGGTGTCCATCCCCGGCGACGCGTGGGGCGACGACCCGCGGAAGGCCGTCAACGCCGCCTTAGAGGAGTCGCCCGGTCGCCAGCTGAACAAGATCCAGCGCGCCGTCCTGAAGGTCATGCCGCGCGCGAAGTACATGAACGACCCGTTCGGGGGCCACCACGCGCTCAACTTCGACATCTACGGGCACTTCACGTCGCCCATCCGGCGGCTCTCGGACACGATCAACCACTGGATCGTCCACGAAAACGACGTGCCGGAGACGCTCGTCGAACTCTGCGATCACGCGAGCGACAAGCAAAAGGACGGCGAGACGGCGGAACGGCTCTACAAGCAGTTCCTCCAGGAGGTCGGACTTGACCCCCACGCCGTCAACAACCGCGGCGTCGAGGTCGTCGACGACCCCGAAGAAGCGAAACACACCGTCTGA
- a CDS encoding cation:proton antiporter regulatory subunit, whose protein sequence is MTITESDLPGVGKKFEIELDDGEMVVVIHNTGKREVFRRADPSADSERVFEFSDDLARTIGSIIEGAYFQPVEPDTQETTLPGGILLEWYELPPGSPLVGETLEGADIGNRTGLAVVAIQRADDVIDSPGAETTLREGDTLIGVGTPADCEAFEAILTE, encoded by the coding sequence ATGACGATCACAGAGTCCGACCTTCCGGGCGTCGGCAAGAAGTTCGAGATCGAACTCGACGACGGCGAGATGGTCGTCGTCATCCACAACACGGGCAAACGAGAGGTGTTCCGTCGCGCCGACCCGAGCGCCGACTCCGAGCGCGTGTTCGAGTTCAGCGACGACCTCGCCCGGACGATCGGCTCGATCATCGAGGGCGCCTACTTCCAGCCGGTCGAGCCGGACACCCAGGAGACGACGCTGCCGGGCGGTATCCTCCTCGAGTGGTACGAACTCCCGCCAGGGTCGCCCCTCGTCGGCGAGACGTTGGAGGGCGCCGACATCGGGAACCGAACCGGCCTCGCCGTCGTCGCGATCCAGCGCGCCGACGACGTGATCGACAGCCCCGGCGCCGAGACCACGCTCCGCGAGGGCGACACGCTGATCGGCGTGGGAACGCCGGCGGACTGCGAGGCGTTCGAAGCGATCCTCACCGAATGA
- the pstA gene encoding phosphate ABC transporter permease PstA — protein MSRSTQTALVRDDRTVYEAVAGLTVGLSGVAFTLALAALFDVVGIGDPIAGVSLSVVFGGLLLALGGAVVGFGVASRFGYVDTAPQSSAGVVAAGAFTAIWFAIGAVVSGAFGLGTVARLGAGTAVGGVAFAATAFPREDIGSTVPAGLVGGLAGALLVSGAVGPSWTQPLSGYNATLFGDVVVPAVVLFASLVVGWSAAKAYGGFGARGRNVGAYVLIYLIVGSILTVLVGLVAFVAAKGIPGLFNGVSLGGSTLVSWPFLTNGAGLLADIAGVFPALVGTIWLVIGAVLFAVPTGVGAAVFLSEYAEQGRFTSVVEVATNGLWSTPSIVFGLFGAAFLIPRFGNQKSLIAGMLTLGFMLLPLVLITSREAILAVPDEYRDASAALGVSKWQTIRSVVLPAAIPGVTTGVILGVGRIAGETAPILLTMGGGVLPAKSAAPNVLSGFQLSTSPPFVSNPALLEATSALPYQLYALITAGLSGNIENPQEYAWGLALTLLLVVLVFYAGGIATRYYFRQKLHQ, from the coding sequence ATGAGCCGTTCCACCCAGACCGCGCTCGTCCGCGACGACCGCACGGTCTACGAGGCCGTCGCGGGGCTGACCGTGGGGCTCTCTGGCGTCGCGTTCACGCTCGCGCTGGCGGCGCTGTTCGACGTCGTCGGCATCGGCGATCCCATCGCCGGCGTCTCCCTGTCGGTGGTGTTCGGCGGGCTGCTGCTCGCGCTCGGCGGGGCCGTCGTCGGCTTCGGGGTCGCGTCGCGGTTCGGCTACGTCGACACGGCTCCCCAGTCCAGCGCGGGCGTCGTCGCCGCGGGGGCGTTCACGGCCATCTGGTTCGCCATCGGCGCGGTCGTCTCCGGCGCCTTCGGGCTCGGGACGGTCGCCCGGCTCGGGGCCGGCACGGCGGTCGGCGGCGTCGCGTTCGCCGCGACGGCGTTCCCGCGCGAGGACATCGGCTCGACGGTCCCCGCCGGCCTCGTCGGCGGCCTCGCCGGGGCGCTGCTCGTCTCCGGCGCGGTCGGCCCGTCGTGGACCCAGCCGCTCTCCGGGTACAACGCGACGCTGTTCGGCGACGTCGTCGTCCCCGCGGTGGTGCTCTTCGCCTCGCTGGTCGTCGGCTGGAGCGCGGCGAAGGCGTACGGCGGGTTCGGCGCCCGCGGCCGCAACGTCGGCGCGTACGTCCTCATCTACCTCATCGTCGGCTCCATCCTGACGGTGCTCGTCGGGCTCGTCGCCTTCGTCGCCGCGAAGGGGATCCCCGGCCTGTTCAACGGGGTCTCCCTCGGAGGGTCGACGCTCGTCAGCTGGCCGTTCCTGACCAACGGCGCCGGGCTGTTGGCCGACATCGCGGGGGTGTTCCCCGCGCTCGTCGGGACGATCTGGCTGGTCATCGGGGCGGTCCTCTTCGCCGTCCCAACCGGCGTCGGCGCGGCCGTGTTCCTCAGCGAATACGCCGAGCAGGGCCGGTTCACGAGCGTCGTCGAGGTGGCGACGAACGGGCTCTGGAGCACCCCGAGCATCGTGTTCGGCCTGTTCGGCGCCGCGTTCCTGATCCCCCGCTTCGGCAACCAGAAGTCGCTGATAGCCGGGATGCTGACGCTCGGCTTCATGCTGCTGCCGCTGGTCCTGATCACCAGTCGGGAGGCCATCCTCGCGGTGCCCGACGAGTACCGCGACGCCAGCGCGGCGCTCGGAGTCTCGAAGTGGCAGACGATCCGGAGCGTCGTCCTCCCCGCGGCGATTCCGGGAGTCACCACCGGCGTCATCCTCGGCGTCGGCCGCATCGCGGGCGAGACGGCCCCCATCCTCCTCACCATGGGCGGGGGCGTCCTTCCGGCGAAGTCGGCGGCCCCGAACGTGCTGAGCGGCTTCCAGCTGAGCACGTCGCCGCCGTTCGTCAGCAACCCCGCGCTGTTGGAAGCGACGAGCGCGCTGCCGTACCAGCTGTACGCGCTCATCACGGCGGGGCTGAGCGGGAACATCGAGAACCCACAGGAGTACGCGTGGGGGCTGGCCCTGACGCTGCTCCTCGTCGTGTTGGTCTTCTACGCGGGCGGTATCGCGACGCGCTACTACTTCAGACAGAAACTCCACCAATGA
- the phoU gene encoding phosphate signaling complex protein PhoU yields MPREDYRDSLDELERDVEAMADDVGDQLRHALDALERGDHDLAREVIDGDDRINQQYLDLESDCIDLIALQQPVASDLRFVAASFKILTDLERIGDLATNLARYALAGSPQIAPEVQVETIGEFASAQLGDAVDAYTRADPAACRDIADRDDELDAACQHASETVVRELIASETDRWDVEQLLDDVSRLLLTIRDLERVGDHAVNIAARTLYMSDGDPDLIY; encoded by the coding sequence ATGCCTCGTGAGGACTATCGCGACTCGCTCGACGAGCTTGAGCGCGACGTCGAGGCGATGGCCGACGACGTGGGAGACCAGCTCCGGCACGCGCTCGACGCGCTCGAACGCGGCGACCACGACCTGGCTCGCGAGGTGATAGACGGCGACGACCGCATCAACCAGCAGTACCTCGACCTCGAAAGCGACTGTATCGACCTGATCGCGCTCCAACAGCCCGTCGCCTCGGACCTCCGGTTCGTGGCTGCCTCGTTTAAAATCCTCACCGACCTCGAACGGATCGGCGACCTCGCGACGAACCTCGCCCGGTACGCCCTCGCCGGCAGCCCACAGATCGCTCCCGAGGTCCAGGTCGAAACGATAGGCGAGTTCGCGTCCGCCCAACTCGGAGACGCCGTCGACGCGTACACGCGCGCCGACCCCGCGGCGTGTCGGGATATCGCCGATCGAGACGACGAACTCGACGCCGCGTGTCAGCACGCGAGCGAGACCGTCGTCCGCGAACTCATCGCCAGCGAGACCGATCGCTGGGACGTCGAACAGCTGCTCGACGACGTGTCGCGGCTGCTGCTCACGATCCGCGACCTGGAACGCGTCGGCGACCACGCCGTCAACATCGCCGCGCGGACGCTGTACATGAGCGACGGCGACCCGGACCTCATCTACTGA